In Sphingobacteriaceae bacterium, the following proteins share a genomic window:
- a CDS encoding DNA-binding transcriptional regulator, with product MNRIDRLFGILTLLQSKKYVQAETIAGKFNISIRTVYRDVKALCEQGVPVSFEQTKGYFIVNGYFLPPISFNSDEANALLLIESIVYGFSDKSIKKNYSSALNKIKAVLNAKQKEQLEALNNTTHLQLPSRITPELDYLSPLQEAISSRQIIEMEYANSKEEASKREIEPIGLVFYALSWHVIAWCHKRSEYRDFKLSRVKSLKHTGTPFTRTEHMELAEYIKQLPVTF from the coding sequence ATGAATCGCATTGATCGTTTGTTTGGAATTCTGACACTGTTACAATCGAAAAAATATGTACAGGCCGAAACTATTGCAGGTAAATTTAATATCAGTATCCGAACCGTGTACCGTGACGTGAAAGCACTTTGTGAGCAAGGCGTGCCGGTAAGTTTTGAGCAAACTAAAGGTTATTTTATAGTAAACGGATATTTTTTGCCTCCTATATCATTTAATTCTGATGAAGCAAATGCGCTGCTTTTAATAGAAAGCATTGTCTACGGATTTTCTGATAAGTCAATAAAAAAAAATTATTCAAGCGCTTTAAATAAAATTAAGGCTGTGTTGAATGCAAAACAAAAGGAACAACTGGAAGCATTGAACAATACGACGCATCTTCAATTACCTTCGCGCATCACACCAGAACTCGACTACCTATCGCCGCTGCAGGAGGCAATTTCTTCGAGACAGATTATTGAAATGGAATATGCTAATTCGAAAGAAGAGGCAAGTAAAAGAGAAATTGAACCTATAGGCCTGGTATTTTACGCCTTAAGCTGGCATGTAATAGCCTGGTGTCATAAACGCAGTGAATACAGAGATTTTAAGCTTTCTCGGGTTAAATCCCTGAAACACACAGGCACGCCGTTTACGCGTACCGAGCATATGGAACTTGCAGAATACATTAAGCAGCTGCCGGTTACGTTTTAA